The window AGATACCAAACCAAACAACAGAGCAAGGAGTGCGCAGCCTGCCATGAACAAGCCCATGGGGAGCAGGCTATCACTGAGAACCAGTGTTACCAGAAATGACGCAGAGGCTGCGGTCATGGTCACAAGGCTGCCTGAGAGGCCCGAGGAAGAGCCAGCGAGACGAGGCATGACGCTCACCACACCTGCATTCGAGTTGGGCAAGGTAACACCATTGCCAATTCCCAAAAAGAACATGGCTGCAAACAGGATTTGCGGACTTTCGATCGACATCAGGCTCAGTATCACAAGAACGGAACAGGCTGCGAGCGTGAGCAGATTGCCAACCAACATCATGCGATACAGACCAACCAGTGCCGAATAGCGCCCGGAAAAGAAGTTGCCGAGGCTATAGCCTCCAGCGACCAGAATGAAATAGAGACCATATTCCGTTGGGCTCATGTCAAACAGAGCCCGGCTGACATAAGGTGCAGCTCCCAGGAACGAGAAGAATGTGCCTGCTGCAAAGGCGCTGACCGCAGTATAAACCCAAAAAGGGCGCATGCCGAGTAGTTGACGATAATCTCGCAAAAGGTCCTTGGGACTTTTCGCCTGACCAATATACTGATTGGTCTCGGACAGGTTGATCCAGGCCGCAATCAGAACGGCGAGCGAGAACAAGCCTGTAAAGTGAAAACCAGCTCTCCAGCTCCATAGATCATCCAATATCCCCCCAATGACAGGTCCGATCATTGGAGCCATTGCCATACCCATCGTGACATAGCCCAACATACTGGCAGCTTCATTGGTGCTGTGAGTATCGCGAACGATTGCTCTACCCAGAACCAGACCGGCAGCACCGCCTGCGACTTGGACAATACGTGCGAAAATCAAATGATCGAGCGATGGGGCCAGCGCGCAATAGAAAGAAGCAAGCACCGCAATCACCAGTCCACCCAATAGAATGGGGCGTCGACCAAACTGATCGGATAGTGGGCCAATCAGCAATTGAATGAAGGCAGTGCCTAGCAAACCAAGCGATAGCGTGAGCTGAACCATTGAGGCGCTGGCAGAGAATTCGCTCTGCACACTCGGCATTGAAGGAATATAAAGATTAAGAGCCAGTGGATTGACGGCGGTGACCGCGACCAGAATCAAAATCGATGGTCGAACTATGCTCTTGGAAGCGGTTTGTGAAAGTATAGTCATGAGTGCCAACAATGAAAAACAAGTTTGAAAACTGATTGGAAGATAAAAGGAATCTCTTAGCCATCCTTCATGCGTTTTGCTTCGCGCGCTCGTATACGCTCACGGTAGATTGTGTAAAGACCGGAGGAGAGAACCAGTGCAATGCCAACCTGTGTCAGCCAGTCCGGTACATCACCCCAAATGAGATAGCCATAGGCCAAGGCAATCAGGATGGAGCTGTATCTGAAAGAAGACACCACAGCCACATCACCATTGCGCATGGCCATTACCAGAAGAAAGTGGCCAAAAACCAGGCAGAGTGAGGATATGAGCAAATAGATCACGTTCGGGCCGGAAACAGCAACCCATTCCTCGCTTAGCCCCAACAAGAACCCCGCAATGGTAACAAAGACCAGAGTTGTGGAGGTAACAACCCAAACTGACGTGCCTTCAGGGATTTGGCGAGTGAACAAATCACGTGCTGCGGCAAGCAACATAGCAAGAACCGCATAGAGCGAAAAGGAGTTGAAGCCCTCGAAGCCCGGACGCACGATTAGCAGAACGCCGATGAAACCAACAAGAATAGCCGACCAACGGCGGATACCTACCTCTTCTTTGAACAGAATTGCTGCACCAGCTGTTGTCGTAAGACTAATTGCCAGCAAAATTGCAGTCACATTGCCAAGGGGAATGTGAGCCAAAGCATTCAGGAAACAAAGTGCAGCTGCTGCTTCCAGAATGGAGCGAGCCAGAACAGTATAGTGTAATGCCTGGGAGAGATATCGATATTGGCGAGTCAGAACCAAAATGACGGCTACGGCAACAACAGTACCCAAGCCTCGAATGACGGTCAATTCACCGACGGGCATGTCTGCTCCGGCAATTTTGTTGAGCATGTCGTTGCTGACAAACAAAAACATGGCAATTTGCATAACCGCAATGCCAAATAGATTGCCCTTGCCGACTGTCTCACCGACTTGTCGACGCGCAGCCGTACCCTGGGGAGCTGTCGTCATAATCCACTACCTATGTTGCGAAGGTCTGCGAATAAAGAATATTCACGGTAGGCTAGTGGATGAGATCTATTCCGACTCTAACCTCCGGTCACAGACAT is drawn from Cohaesibacter gelatinilyticus and contains these coding sequences:
- a CDS encoding multidrug effflux MFS transporter — translated: MTILSQTASKSIVRPSILILVAVTAVNPLALNLYIPSMPSVQSEFSASASMVQLTLSLGLLGTAFIQLLIGPLSDQFGRRPILLGGLVIAVLASFYCALAPSLDHLIFARIVQVAGGAAGLVLGRAIVRDTHSTNEAASMLGYVTMGMAMAPMIGPVIGGILDDLWSWRAGFHFTGLFSLAVLIAAWINLSETNQYIGQAKSPKDLLRDYRQLLGMRPFWVYTAVSAFAAGTFFSFLGAAPYVSRALFDMSPTEYGLYFILVAGGYSLGNFFSGRYSALVGLYRMMLVGNLLTLAACSVLVILSLMSIESPQILFAAMFFLGIGNGVTLPNSNAGVVSVMPRLAGSSSGLSGSLVTMTAASASFLVTLVLSDSLLPMGLFMAGCALLALLFGLVSPAVTEEE
- a CDS encoding DMT family transporter translates to MTTAPQGTAARRQVGETVGKGNLFGIAVMQIAMFLFVSNDMLNKIAGADMPVGELTVIRGLGTVVAVAVILVLTRQYRYLSQALHYTVLARSILEAAAALCFLNALAHIPLGNVTAILLAISLTTTAGAAILFKEEVGIRRWSAILVGFIGVLLIVRPGFEGFNSFSLYAVLAMLLAAARDLFTRQIPEGTSVWVVTSTTLVFVTIAGFLLGLSEEWVAVSGPNVIYLLISSLCLVFGHFLLVMAMRNGDVAVVSSFRYSSILIALAYGYLIWGDVPDWLTQVGIALVLSSGLYTIYRERIRAREAKRMKDG